From the genome of Impatiens glandulifera chromosome 9, dImpGla2.1, whole genome shotgun sequence, one region includes:
- the LOC124914497 gene encoding protein GRAVITROPIC IN THE LIGHT 1, producing the protein MLPDILFRSFRSNSSSKQRNKMNVEIREMRNCELQLPSFSMPSTKIGVDCPVLPGANRKFVAPDLSFRSDNHSNRNPWIKTKKMASKVSNFSDLIQRVTASCLLHPLAGGRHDIDDFSDENPAEGEGSGDVDIYKSDEEFEDFEDELDGERNQSQRIRAWGAAAAEEGGGARGERLVELEMMIGDVFEVVSAMKRAYVSLQEAHCPWDPDKMRVADGAVVAELRRLGVFRERFRRGCGGGGRGRIRGPPGLRLKEVVAPYEAAVEELKREVKVKECEVENLKEKLKTATSLNGGGGGKKGRSHSSHQSKRKVHCSQAHVAVAATPELFESTMITVIEAAKSFTALLLSLMRTANWDIAAAVRSIEAATNNNNSGGSIFQDAPAVGAHYAKFALESYVNRKIFQGFDHETFYMDGSLSTLLQPDQYRRECFTQYRDMKAMDPTELLGILPTCQFGKFCSKKYLSIVHPKMEESLFGDLEQRRQVLAGNHPRSEFYGEFLVLAKAVWLLHLLAFSLDPPPSHFEATKGGDFHPQYMENVVKMSGGGRGTAGMMVGFPLSPGFKLCNGSVTKARVCLLPKA; encoded by the exons ATGTTGCCTGATATACTTTTTCGTTCATTCCGATCCAACAGCTCAAG TAAGCAAAGAAACAAAATGAACGTTGAAATTAGAGAAATGAGAAATTGCGAACTTCAACTCCCGTCCTTCTCAATGCCATCAACAAAAATAGGAGTAGATTGTCCAGTGCTTCCAGGTGCAAACAGAAAATTTGTAGCCCCAGATTTATCCTTTCGATCAGACAACCACAGCAACAG AAATCCTTGGATCAAGACAAAGAAAATGGCGAGTAAAGTCTCCAACTTCTCCGATCTGATCCAACGGGTCACTGCATCATGCTTGCTCCACCCGCTCGCCGGCGGTCGCCACGATATCGACGATTTCTCCGACGAAAACCCAGCCGAAGGAGAAGGATCCGGCGACGTCGACATTTACAAGTCTGATGAGGAATTTGAAGATTTCGAGGATGAATTAGATGGGGAGAGGAATCAGAGTCAAAGGATTAGGGCTTGGGGAGCTGCTGCGGCGGAGGAAGGTGGTGGAGCGAGAGGGGAAAGGTTGGTTGAATTGGAGATGATGATTGGGGATGTGTTTGAAGTGGTGTCGGCTATGAAGAGGGCGTATGTTAGTCTTCAGGAGGCACATTGTCCTTGGGATCCGGATAAGATGCGCGTGGCTGATGGGGCGGTGGTGGCGGAGCTGAGAAGATTGGGGGTTTTTAGGGAGAGATTTCGACGTGGGTGTGGCGGCGgcggaagggggagaattagGGGTCCGCCGGGGTTGAGATTGAAGGAGGTGGTGGCGCCGTACGAGGCGGCGGTGGAGGAATTGAAGAGGGAGGTGAAGGTTAAGGAATGTGAAGTTGAGAATTTGAAGGAGAAATTGAAAACGGCGACCAGTTTGAATGGTGGCGGCGGCGGCAAGAAAGGCCGCTCTCATTCTTCTCATCAGTCAAAGCGAAAAGTCCATTGCAGTCAAGCCCATG ttgCGGTGGCGGCTACGCCGGAGCTATTCGAATCTACAATGATCACGGTAATAGAAGCGGCGAAATCGTTCACTGCTTTACTTTTATCTCTTATGAGAACCGCCAACTGGGATATCGCCGCCGCAGTCAGATCTATAGAAGCCGCCACCAACAATAACAACTCCGGCGGATCAATATTCCAAGATGCGCCCGCCGTGGGAGCCCATTATGCCAAATTTGCCCTTGAATCGTACGTGAACCGTAAGATCTTTCAAGGATTCGACCACGAAACCTTCTACATGGACGGAAGCCTTTCCACTCTCCTTCAACCGGACCAATATCGTCGAGAATGTTTCACCCAGTACAGAGATATGAAAGCCATGGATCCCACCGAGCTTCTCGGGATCTTACCGACTTGTCAGTTTGGGAAATTCTGCTCTAAGAAGTACCTTTCGATCGTACATCCTAAAATGGAGGAGTCGTTGTTCGGCGATCTGGAGCAGCGGCGGCAGGTATTGGCAGGGAATCATCCGAGAAGTGAGTTTTACGGCGAGTTTTTGGTTTTGGCAAAGGCGGTGTGGCTGTTACATTTGCTGGCGTTTTCTTTGGACCCACCTCCTAGTCATTTTGAGGCGACAAAAGGCGGTGATTTTCATCCTCAGTATATGGAGAATGTCGTTAAAATGTCTGGAGGCGGCCGTGGCACAGCGGGGATGATGGTAGGTTTTCCGTTGAGCCCCGGCTTCAAACTGTGTAACGGGTCGGTTACTAAAGCCCGGGTCTGTCTTTTGCCAAAGGCATGA
- the LOC124914775 gene encoding proliferating cell nuclear antigen, producing MLELRLVQGSLLKKVMEAIKDLVNDANFDCSATGFSLQAMDSSHVALVALLLRSEGFEHYRCDRNISMGMNLNNMAKLLKCAGNDDIITMKADDGSDTVTFMFESPTQDKISDFEMKLMDIDSEHLGIPEADYHAIVRMPSAEFGRICKDLSSIGDTVVISVTKEGVKFSTRGDIGTANVVCRQNTTVDKPEDATIIEMNEPVSLTFALRYLNSFTKAAPLSNTVTISLSSELPVVVEYKIAEMGYIRFYLAPKIEEDEEAAN from the exons ATGTTGGAACTGAGGCTAGTCCAGGGCAGTCTTCTGAAGAAGGTCATGGAGGCGATCAAAGACCTAGTAAACGATGCTAATTTCGACTGTTCAGCTACTGGCTTCTCTCTTCAAGCCATGGACTCTAGCCATGTTGCTCTCGTGGCTCTTCTCCTTCGATCCGAAGGCTTCGAACACTACCGCTGTGACCGCAACATATCCATGGGTATGAATCTCAATAATATGGCTAAACTGTTGAAGTGTGCTGGTAACGACGATATCATCACGATGAAGGCTGATGACGGCAGTGACACGGTTACCTTTATGTTCGAAAGTCCAA CTCAGGAtaagatatctgattttgagaTGAAGCTGATGGATATTGACAGTGAGCATCTCGGTATACCTGAAGCGGATTACCATGCTATTGTTCGTATGCCATCAGCAGAGTTTGGCCGAATCTGCAAAGATCTAAGCAGTATTGGCGATACAG TTGTTATTTCTGTGACAAAGGAAGGTGTGAAATTCTCTACTAGAGGCGACATAGGAACTGCTAATGTTGTTTGCAGGCAGAATACTACAGTTGATAAG CCGGAAGATGCCACCATTATTGAGATGAACGAGCCAGTTTCATTGACATTTGCACTGAGGTACTTGAACTCTTTCACTAAAGCAGCGCCGTTATCGAACACTGTTACCATAAGCCTGTCATCAGAACTGCCTGTGGTTGTTGAATACAAGATTGCAGAGATGGGGTATATCAGATTCTACCTTGCTCCCAAGATTGAAGAGGATGAAGAGGCAGCAAACTAG
- the LOC124914128 gene encoding cytosolic enolase 3, with the protein MSVQEYLDKHMLSRKIEDAVNAAVRAKTSDPVLFISNHMRKAVPSVITKLKARQVLDSRGIPTVEVDLHTNKGVFRASSPSGASTGMYEAIELRDGEKGIYLGKSVKRAVKNINEKISEALIGMDPTLQSQIDQAMMDLDKTEKKGDLGANAILAVSIAACKAGAAEKEVPLYKHIADLCGRTKFMLPVPSLSMISGGKHAGNNLAIQDIMILPVGAKKLEEAMQMGSETYHHLKAVITEKYGAHGCNVGEDGGLAPNISNIKEGLDLVKEAISRTGYNEKIKIALDVSATDFCIGTKYDLDQKYPQKSGQNFKSGEDMIEMYKGLCTDYPIVSIEDPFDKEDWEHVKIFSDLEICQVVGDQLLMSNPKRIERAIRESSCNALLLKVNQIGTVTEAIEVVKLAKDEQWGVVVSHRSGETEDSFIADLAVGLSTGQIKAGAPCRGERVSKYNQLLRIEEELGDQAVYAGNDWRSS; encoded by the exons ATGTCGGTCCAAGAATACCTTGACAAGCATATGCTTTCCCGGAAAATTGAGGACGCCGTCAATGCCGCCGTTCGAGCCAAAACTTCCGATCCAGTCCTTTTCATT TCTAACCATATGAGGAAGGCTGTTCCTTCTGTGATCACCAAGTTAAAAGCGAGGCAAGTTCTTGACAGTAGAGGCATTCCAACTGTGGAAGTTGATCTCCATACTAATAAAGGCGTTTTCCGTGCTTCTTCTCCCAGCGGAGCTTCAACAGGAAT GTATGAGGCTATTGAGTTACGTGATGGAGAGAAAGGAATATACCTTGGGAAAAGTGTAAAAAGAGCTGTTAAAAACATCAATGAGAAGATATCTGAAGCTTTAATTGGCATGGATCCAACTCTTCAATCTCAAATTGATCAGGCAATGATGGATTTGGACAAGACAGAGAAGAAG GGTGATCTTGGTGCAAATGCAATTTTAGCTGTATCAATTGCTGCTTGCAAAGCTGGAGCTGCTGAAAAGGAG GTACCTCTATACAAACACATTGCTGATCTTTGTGGTAGAACCAAGTTCATGCTTCCTGTCCCTTCCCTTTCCATGATAAGCGGTGGTAAACATGCCGGCAACAATCTTGCCATTCAG GATATTATGATTCTTCCTGTGGGAGCTAAAAAATTAGAGGAGGCTATGCAAATGGGCTCAGAAACATATCATCATTTAAAG GCTGTTATTACAGAAAAATACGGTGCACATGGATGTAATGTAGGTGAAGATGGTGGTTTAGCTCCAAACATCTCTAA CATTAAAGAGGGCTTGGACCTCGTAAAGGAGGCCATTAGTCGAACAGGatataatgagaaaataaaaatagctCTTGATGTATCGGCTACTGATTTCTGCATAG GTACAAAGTATGATTTAGACCAGAAATATCCACAAAAGTCTGGGCAAAATTTCAAGTCAGGAGAAGATATGATTGAGATGTACAAAGGACTCTGCACAG ATTACCCGATTGTGTCAATTGAGGACCCATTTGACAAGGAAGACTGGGAGCATGTGAAAATATTTTCAGATCTTGAAATTTGCCAG GTTGTGGGGGATCAGCTATTGATGTCAAATCCCAAACGTATTGAAAGAGCAATTCGAGAGTCTTCTTGCAACGCACTTCTTCTGAAG GTGAATCAGATTGGAACTGTGACAGAGGCGATTGAAGTAGTGAAGCTAGCTAAGGATGAACAATGGGGAGTTGTGGTCTCTCATAGAAGTGGGGAAACAGAGGATTCTTTCATTGCGGATTTAGCTGTTGGCCTTTCGACAGGTCAAATTAAAGCAGGTGCACCTTGCCGAGGAGAAAGAGTCTCCAAATACAACCAG TTATTGCGCATAGAAGAAGAGCTTGGTGATCAGGCAGTGTATGCCGGCAATGACTGGCGTTCATCGTGA
- the LOC124913797 gene encoding neutral ceramidase 1-like has translation MLPSMVMWMWIPLLLLLQSSRGIGGVSDFLIGLGSYDITGPAADVNMMGYANTDQVASGVHVRLRSRAFIVAEPKGNRVVFVNLDACMASQIVTIKVLERLNARYGNLYTEKNVAISGIHTHAGPGGYLQYVVYIVTSLGFVKQSFDALVDGIEQSIIQAHNNLQPGSVFINKGELLDAGVNRSPSAYLNNPVTERNKYKYDVDKDMTLLKFVDDVWGPVGSFNWFATHGTSMSRTNTLISGDNKGAAARFMEDRLNKKGVEDSLPDELEAESSHRRVSNIIPVLSNRHELLEIAASIQPSSGKPVTRLLSVSKRVRSALRQADKPMIVSAFCQSNCGDVSPNVLGAFCTDTGLPCDFNHSTCGGKNELCYGRGPGYPDEFESTRLIGERQFKKAMDLFNGASELLSGKVDYRHAYIDFSKLDVTISKQDGVNEAVHTCPAAMGFAFAAGTTDGPGAFDFTQGDEKGNPFWRMVRNLLKKPGKEQVECQYPKPVLLDTGEMKIPYDWAPSVLPIQIIRIGQFVILCVPGEFTTMAGRRLRDAVKTVLLTEGKAEFDSSTHVIIAGLTNTYSQYVTTFEEYHVQRYEGASTLFGPHTLSAYIQEFKKLASALVGGRAVEVGPRPPDLLNKQISLLAPVLMDGTPSGVNFGDVREDVPFKFNSTFNRGEKVKVVFWSASPRNDLMTEGTFALVERLQGRDTWIPSYDDDDFCLRFKWSRPFRLSSRSHATIEWTIPETAVSGVYRISHFGAAKSLMGAIRHFTGSSAAFVVG, from the exons ATGTTGCCATCCATGGTGATGTGGATGTGGATTCCTCTATTACTTTTACTACAGAGTAGTAGAGGAATTGGAGGAGTTTCCGATTTCTTGATTGGTCTTGGAAGTTATGATATCACAGGACCTGCAGCTGATGTTAATATGATGGGTTATGCTAATACAGATCAGGTTGCTTCTGGTGTTCATGTCAGGTTGAGATCCCGTGCATTTATAGTGGCTGAGCCTAAGGGAAACAGGGTAGTGTTTGTGAATCTCGATGCTTGCATGGCTTCTCAAATTGTCACGATTAAAGTGCTTGAGAGATTGAATGCTAG ATATGGAAACCTCTATACAGAGAAGAATGTAGCTATCAGTGGTATTCACACCCATGCTGGTCCTGGTGGTTATTTGCAATATGTTGTATACATAGTCACATCACTTGGATTTGTTAAACAGTCATTTGATGCCCTTGTTGATGGCATTGAACAAAGCATCATTCAAGCTCATAACAATCTTCAACCTGGATCAGTATTTATTAACAAAG GGGAGCTTTTAGATGCCGGTGTCAACCGCAGTCCTAGTGCTTATTTGAATAATCCTGTAACGGAACGCAACAAGTACAAATATGATGTTGATAAAGATATGACACTCCTAAAGTTTGTGGATGATGTATGGGGCCCAGTGGGGAGCTTCAACTGGTTTGCGACTCATGGGACATCTATGAGCCGTACTAACACATTGATAAGTGGGGATAACAAAGGAGCAGCAGCACGGTTTATGGAAGACCGGTTAAATAAGAAAGGTGTTGAGGATTCGCTACCTGATGAACTTGAGGCTGAATCATCACACCGAAGGGTGTCAAATATCATTCCAGTTCTTAGTAATC GTCACGAGTTGCTTGAGATTGCTGCTAGCATACAACCAAGTTCTGGAAAACCAGTTACGCGGTTACTCAGTGTTTCAAAACGTGTGAGAAGTGCTCTGAGACAGGCTGACAAGCCTATGATTGTTTCTGCCTTTTGTCAATCAAACTGTGGTGATGTTAGCCCAAATGTGCTTGGTGCGTTTTGCACAGATACTGGCCTGCCTTGTGACTTCAACCATAGTACCTGTGGTGGAAAGAATGAGTTATGCTATGGTCGGGGACCTGG TTATCCCGATGAGTTTGAGAGCACCCGTCTGATTGGTGAGAGGCAATTCAAGAAAGCCATGGACCTCTTCAACGGTGCATCTGAACTGTTAAGTGGGAAGGTTGATTACCGTCATGCATACATAGACTTCTCCAAGTTAGATGTTACTATTTCCAAGCAGGATGGAGTTAACGAGGCAGTTCATACATGTCCTGCTGCAATGGGGTTTGCATTTGCAGCAGGAACTACTGATGGACCTGGAGCATTTGACTTTACGCAAGGGGATGAAAAG GGGAATCCTTTCTGGAGGATGGTCCGGAACTTACTCAAGAAACCAGGAAAGGAACAAGTTGAATGCCAATATCCAAAACCTGTTCTTCTTGATACTGGAGAAATGAAGATTCCTTATGATTGGGCA CCTTCGGTTCTTCCAATTCAGATCATACGGATTGGCCAGTTTGTCATTCTTTGTGTACCCGGAG AATTCACAACAATGGCTGGAAGACGTCTCCGTGATGCAGTGAAGACAGTTCTTCTAACCGAAGGGAAAGCAGAGTTCGATAGTAGCACCCATGTTATTATTGCTGGTTTAACAAACACTTATTCCCAATATGTGACAACATTTGAGGAGTACCATGTTCAGAGATACGAG GGTGCGTCGACACTGTTTGGTCCACATACCCTGAGCGCCTACATACAGGAGTTCAAGAAGCTTGCATCAGCCCTAGTGGGTGGGCGAGCGGTGGAAGTGGGCCCGCGACCTCCAGACCTTCTAAACAAGCAAATAAGCTTGCTAGCACCGGTCCTGATGGACGGAACACCATCTGGTGTGAACTTTGGAGACGTTAGAGAGGATGTACCTTTCAAATTCAACTCCACCTTCAATAGAGGGGAAAAAGTGAAAGTAGTTTTTTGGTCAGCTAGCCCCAGAAATGACCTCATGACTGAAGGGACCTTCGCCCTCGTGGAGCGTCTTCAAGGGAGGGATACGTGGATCCCATCTTACGACGACGACGATTTCTGTCTTCGGTTTAAGTGGTCAAGGCCTTTCAGACTCAGTTCGAGGAGCCATGCCACCATAGAATGGACTATCCCGGAAACTGCTGTTTCAGGTGTATACAGAATAAGCCATTTTGGCGCAGCAAAGTCTCTGATGGGAGCTATCAGACATTTCACTGGTTCATCTGCTGCTTTTGTTGTTGGATAG